Proteins encoded in a region of the Paenibacillus pedocola genome:
- a CDS encoding Gfo/Idh/MocA family protein yields the protein MKLGIAGAGNIVMDLLSFVDEISGISLQAISSKPDHQEKLLSLQNQFGISRIYNNYTEMLLDDEVDTVYIGLPNHLHYSYTKEALLRGKHVICEKPFTSNLREFLELKQLALQSGLVLIEAITNQYLNNYLLMKEYLSKLGPVKIVECNYSQYSSRYDAFQAGQVMPAFNPEMSGGALMDINIYNIHMVVGFFGSPGKVEYLANMDRGIDTSGILLLDYGNFKCVCIGAKDSTAPNAMNIQGVQGYLRMHGSANIIDSFDYVANKEKPVQVDHKHHPHRMYDEFIAFEQIIREKDMDRVSRMLEHSERVMRVIEQAKQSAGLVFGPDKPEY from the coding sequence ATGAAATTGGGAATTGCGGGCGCCGGGAACATAGTTATGGATTTGTTAAGCTTTGTTGATGAGATTTCCGGCATTAGCTTACAAGCCATTAGTTCAAAGCCGGACCATCAGGAAAAATTGCTATCTCTGCAAAACCAGTTCGGGATCTCGCGGATATATAACAATTACACCGAGATGCTGCTTGATGATGAAGTCGATACCGTCTACATCGGGCTGCCGAATCATCTTCATTATTCTTACACGAAGGAAGCTTTATTACGCGGCAAGCATGTCATCTGTGAAAAACCGTTCACCTCCAATTTGCGTGAATTCCTGGAGCTTAAACAGCTGGCGCTTCAAAGCGGACTCGTCTTGATAGAGGCGATAACGAATCAATATCTGAACAATTATTTATTAATGAAGGAATATCTCTCTAAGCTGGGGCCTGTCAAAATCGTCGAATGCAACTATTCCCAGTATTCGTCCAGATACGATGCCTTCCAGGCGGGTCAGGTAATGCCTGCCTTCAATCCGGAAATGTCCGGAGGTGCGTTGATGGATATCAATATTTATAACATCCATATGGTGGTCGGGTTCTTTGGCAGCCCCGGGAAAGTGGAGTATCTGGCAAATATGGATCGCGGAATAGACACCTCGGGTATTCTGTTGCTCGATTACGGGAATTTCAAATGTGTTTGTATTGGTGCAAAAGACAGTACGGCTCCGAATGCGATGAACATTCAGGGTGTTCAAGGATATTTGCGTATGCACGGCTCAGCGAATATCATCGATAGCTTTGATTATGTTGCCAATAAAGAGAAGCCCGTCCAGGTGGACCATAAACATCATCCCCACCGGATGTATGATGAATTTATTGCTTTTGAACAGATAATCCGCGAGAAGGACATGGATAGGGTATCGCGGATGCTAGAACACAGTGAGCGGGTTATGCGTGTAATAGAGCAGGCTAAACAATCAGCCGGCCTTGTATTTGGTCCAGATAAGCCTGAATATTGA
- a CDS encoding sugar-binding domain-containing protein, which yields MINLEGEWKLQLDEGKQGLVLPFSDNIILPGTTSHARKGPKNEEVVISALTDEYLFEGSAWYSKEIVIPEELTGKRCLLYLERTRLTTLWLNGQEIGSRNSLNTAHIYELTGQLKAGTQTITIRVDNTGYPTKGGHLTSPDTQTNWNGITGRMELQFYGKSYLSGIRLDTDVSSRLVRISATLEGTAGSTLAVSALSFNSELEHSAAVQEYALTPGEFSIEYNLGPDALLWSETAPNLYNLTLSLTQGEGEPTDQTVLVLGLREFKADGDKFTINGQKTFLRGKHDGLIFPLTGYAPTDVEEWVRILGISKSYGINHYRFHTCCPPEAAFTAADLLGIYMEPELPFWGTITEPADEGHNQAEQDYLVSEGYEILKAFGNHPSFVLMSLGNELWGSRTKIDSILKEYKTFDSRPLYTQGSNNHQWVPEILEHEDFFCGVRFSKERLFRGSYAMCDAPLGHVQTGLPGTMKDYDDQFVPAAGAAAEAEGGGTIQIQYGTEAKTVQADDASGEWIPHIPVISHEIGQYATYPNYDEIAKYSGSLKAKNFEVFRERLEENGLGHLAAKYFAASGQLAAACYKEELEAAFRTKKLAGFQLLDLQDFSGQGTALVGILDAFMDSKGMITPEEWRTFCSDAVLLARFPKYNYVSGERFSASIELSWFRFGTPGTVKLDWELKAGDEILAEGTHETEVPAGENYIDICQLDIDLPTVPAMTSAVLNLRIAGTDIRKSYDLWIYPEQSGTGLDGIRIFHTLSDEVLALLEQGENVLLMPKPESLNNAIEGYYCTDFWCYPMFRSISESMNRPVPVGTMGLLIDNSHPVFRNFPCEEHSTYPWWNIIENSKSIIMDGTDSAWSPLVQTIDNFERNHKLGFLFECRVGAGNLLVCALDADKAGATPEGRQFLSSLAGYMTSEEFKPQYAATKEELKRIIQ from the coding sequence ATGATCAATCTTGAAGGCGAATGGAAGTTGCAGTTAGATGAAGGGAAACAGGGGCTGGTTCTGCCTTTTTCAGATAATATCATTTTGCCGGGTACAACATCGCATGCCCGCAAGGGACCGAAGAATGAAGAGGTTGTAATCAGCGCATTAACAGATGAATATCTATTTGAAGGATCGGCGTGGTATTCGAAGGAGATCGTGATTCCCGAAGAGCTTACCGGTAAGAGATGCCTGCTGTATCTGGAACGGACGCGCCTGACGACTCTGTGGCTGAACGGCCAGGAAATTGGCAGCCGCAACAGCCTGAATACTGCTCATATCTATGAATTGACCGGCCAGTTGAAGGCTGGCACCCAGACAATAACGATCCGGGTCGATAATACCGGATATCCGACTAAGGGCGGACATTTAACCTCACCGGACACCCAGACCAACTGGAACGGGATCACCGGCCGTATGGAGCTTCAGTTTTACGGCAAATCCTATTTAAGCGGAATCCGCCTCGACACGGATGTATCTTCACGCTTGGTCCGGATTTCAGCCACATTGGAAGGCACAGCTGGCAGCACATTGGCAGTGTCGGCTTTAAGTTTCAACAGCGAGCTGGAACATTCGGCTGCAGTTCAGGAATATGCTCTCACACCGGGAGAGTTCAGCATCGAATACAACTTGGGTCCGGATGCGCTGCTTTGGAGTGAAACCGCACCCAATCTTTATAACCTTACACTTTCCCTGACACAAGGGGAAGGAGAGCCAACCGACCAAACCGTACTGGTCCTGGGATTACGTGAATTCAAGGCAGACGGCGATAAGTTTACAATTAATGGACAGAAGACCTTTTTACGCGGCAAGCATGACGGGCTGATCTTTCCTTTGACCGGTTACGCGCCGACTGACGTCGAGGAATGGGTGAGAATTCTTGGGATTTCTAAATCCTACGGCATCAACCATTACCGTTTCCACACCTGCTGTCCTCCTGAAGCAGCCTTCACCGCTGCGGACCTGCTCGGAATCTACATGGAGCCGGAGCTTCCTTTCTGGGGAACGATTACAGAGCCAGCAGATGAAGGGCATAATCAGGCTGAGCAGGACTATCTGGTTAGCGAGGGATACGAGATTCTGAAGGCGTTCGGCAACCATCCATCCTTCGTATTGATGTCGCTCGGTAACGAGCTGTGGGGGAGCAGAACCAAGATCGATTCCATCCTGAAGGAATATAAGACATTTGACAGCCGCCCTTTGTACACACAGGGTTCCAATAACCACCAATGGGTACCGGAAATTCTGGAGCATGAGGATTTCTTCTGCGGCGTGCGCTTCTCCAAAGAGCGGTTATTCCGAGGTTCATATGCCATGTGCGATGCACCGCTGGGTCATGTTCAGACCGGCCTGCCGGGTACGATGAAGGATTATGATGACCAGTTCGTCCCTGCGGCCGGGGCAGCTGCGGAAGCGGAAGGTGGAGGAACTATCCAGATTCAATACGGCACAGAAGCAAAAACCGTTCAGGCGGACGATGCATCCGGAGAATGGATTCCGCATATTCCGGTAATCTCTCATGAGATTGGACAGTACGCAACCTATCCCAATTATGATGAGATCGCAAAATACAGCGGGTCTCTTAAGGCGAAGAATTTCGAAGTCTTCCGTGAACGTCTGGAAGAGAACGGCCTTGGCCATCTCGCGGCTAAATATTTCGCGGCCTCGGGGCAGCTTGCAGCAGCCTGCTACAAAGAGGAACTCGAAGCAGCCTTCCGTACCAAGAAGCTTGCCGGCTTTCAGCTGCTGGATTTGCAGGATTTCAGCGGACAGGGCACAGCCTTAGTCGGCATCCTAGATGCCTTCATGGACTCCAAAGGGATGATTACACCTGAAGAATGGCGCACCTTCTGCAGCGATGCCGTTCTGCTCGCAAGATTCCCGAAATATAACTATGTCTCCGGGGAACGTTTTAGTGCTAGTATCGAGCTGAGCTGGTTCCGGTTCGGAACCCCGGGCACCGTGAAATTAGACTGGGAACTGAAGGCGGGCGATGAAATACTGGCGGAAGGTACGCACGAAACAGAAGTTCCGGCAGGGGAGAATTATATCGATATCTGCCAGCTGGACATTGATCTGCCTACAGTACCGGCCATGACCTCAGCCGTACTTAATCTCCGGATCGCGGGAACCGATATCCGCAAAAGCTACGATCTGTGGATCTATCCGGAACAGAGCGGTACCGGGCTTGACGGGATACGTATCTTCCATACACTTAGTGATGAAGTGCTGGCTCTGCTGGAGCAAGGTGAAAATGTGCTGCTGATGCCGAAGCCGGAGTCCCTGAACAATGCTATCGAAGGCTACTATTGTACAGATTTCTGGTGTTATCCGATGTTCCGTTCGATTTCAGAAAGCATGAACCGGCCGGTACCTGTCGGTACCATGGGTCTGCTGATCGACAACAGCCATCCTGTGTTCCGTAACTTCCCGTGCGAGGAGCACTCCACTTATCCTTGGTGGAATATTATTGAGAACTCAAAGTCGATTATCATGGACGGAACAGATTCAGCATGGAGTCCTTTGGTGCAGACGATTGACAACTTTGAACGCAATCATAAGCTGGGCTTCCTGTTTGAGTGCCGGGTTGGGGCCGGTAACCTGCTGGTCTGCGCCCTGGACGCTGACAAGGCAGGCGCAACGCCGGAAGGCAGACAGTTCCTGTCCAGTCTGGCCGGTTACATGACCTCAGAGGAATTTAAGCCGCAATACGCAGCAACCAAGGAAGAGCTTAAGCGGATTATTCAATAA